A genomic stretch from Flavobacteriales bacterium includes:
- a CDS encoding outer membrane beta-barrel protein has product MKNLFLTLIAVSLSVAGFAQDQKVGPQLRKKFRIGFNLSPSVDFFQPNTEGVKSGGARMKFGYGMMAEYAFTNNYAVAFGLEHKMAGAALNFNGADVRYLSTQNDSTYRLSSRVYRYDYVNLPITLKLMTNEIGYFTYFGQFGVDLSVLVAARAKDTRQMVTGRSVDDSTLVVTETLGASETADYKPVYNQTSFANIKLRIGAGFEWRFSGNTSLVVSVSYHNGFIDLMRDPKSSDLDKKEGLYRYDSKDPKTKVPFELNANMHHVALNVGILF; this is encoded by the coding sequence ATGAAAAACCTATTTCTGACATTGATTGCCGTATCGTTGAGTGTGGCGGGTTTTGCACAGGATCAGAAGGTCGGTCCTCAGCTTCGGAAAAAGTTCCGGATCGGGTTCAACCTTTCGCCATCTGTCGATTTCTTTCAGCCCAACACAGAAGGCGTGAAATCGGGTGGTGCGCGGATGAAGTTCGGTTACGGCATGATGGCCGAATACGCCTTCACCAACAATTATGCGGTGGCATTCGGGCTGGAACACAAGATGGCCGGGGCGGCACTTAATTTCAATGGAGCGGATGTGCGTTATCTGTCCACACAGAACGATTCTACCTATCGGTTGAGTTCGCGCGTGTATCGATATGATTACGTGAATCTGCCGATCACATTGAAGTTGATGACCAACGAGATCGGGTACTTTACGTATTTCGGTCAGTTCGGTGTGGATCTATCCGTTTTGGTGGCGGCAAGGGCCAAGGATACGCGGCAAATGGTAACCGGTAGAAGTGTGGATGATAGCACGTTGGTGGTGACTGAAACGCTTGGCGCATCCGAAACTGCTGATTATAAACCTGTCTACAATCAGACCTCATTTGCCAATATCAAGTTGCGTATCGGAGCAGGTTTCGAGTGGCGATTCTCTGGCAACACCTCGCTGGTTGTGAGTGTGTCGTACCACAACGGTTTCATCGATCTGATGCGCGACCCGAAGAGCAGTGATCTGGATAAGAAAGAAGGTTTATACCGATACGATTCAAAGGATCCAAAAACGAAAGTTCCGTTCGAATTGAACGCGAACATGCATCATGTGGCATTGAATGTCGGAATCCTCTTCTGA
- a CDS encoding T9SS type B sorting domain-containing protein: protein MKISTPLNGLFLLLLLTIGMVDLVHAQAEPDPLVFNNGAMFFINGGINDSAVVWVDGTFTNNDSTLVNLGKLIVKNDFINNAQCGGDNTFPLQIPGNNGMFDVYGDWENNGIFYAGTGKVRFFANDTIDGDSIQGVSITRFHDVELMAHNRRVQDSIDTEIDPSGTINLHRGEWATDVNILWVFNPAVGAVQRNANCDTCGFVSSLDNGNLARAVAQNTNYLFPTGSRLNVSPNQIKRYRPVIIKPQTNAVDTFHVRFVNRNATINGLPVTNLDTNLCYVNPWWYHRINKDNGGVAAAEIDIRSNPFAPLIDEDYNTMANWSTSNAVWEDLINTASGVVNFYPQVGVYNYSDFATYPEDAYILGFRVPPAPEVTGDTALCANVPTTYSVPDNGSSYDFVVTGGTVIAQDSTSVTVIWHNDSLGAVYGSVDVLETIPNSINGGCTSHLQNYSVEIWPLPIANFSISTDTTLPGGIFVDDILGMVDSSILTSEWYWDFGDGVTSNDSTPYHTYGETGTYDIQLIVRSGLECLDTMVISVNVVEGMIIPNVFTPNGDGWNDVFDVRTSAVGDYKLQIYNRWGNIVFENTSPLISWDGTTSAGVQAPAGTYFYVITNPTMVSGNAIEDNGDNFSTPPGGDVNKGWLQLIR, encoded by the coding sequence ATGAAAATCTCAACCCCGCTTAATGGATTGTTCCTGTTGTTGCTTCTAACGATCGGAATGGTTGACCTCGTACACGCCCAAGCCGAACCAGACCCGCTGGTATTCAACAACGGAGCCATGTTCTTCATCAATGGAGGGATCAACGACTCTGCTGTAGTTTGGGTAGATGGCACATTCACAAACAATGACAGTACACTTGTCAACTTGGGCAAGTTGATCGTGAAGAACGACTTCATCAATAATGCGCAGTGCGGTGGCGACAACACATTCCCGCTACAGATTCCCGGAAACAACGGCATGTTTGACGTTTACGGTGACTGGGAGAACAACGGCATCTTCTATGCAGGAACGGGAAAAGTCCGATTCTTTGCCAATGACACAATCGATGGCGATTCCATTCAAGGTGTTTCCATCACACGCTTCCATGACGTGGAACTGATGGCACACAATCGAAGAGTTCAGGACAGTATCGATACAGAGATCGACCCAAGCGGAACGATCAACCTGCACAGAGGTGAGTGGGCAACCGATGTCAACATCCTTTGGGTATTTAACCCCGCTGTTGGTGCTGTACAGCGCAATGCAAACTGCGACACATGTGGTTTCGTCTCAAGTTTGGACAATGGGAATTTGGCGCGTGCGGTTGCACAGAATACCAACTATCTTTTCCCAACCGGTTCCCGTTTGAACGTTTCACCCAATCAGATCAAGCGTTACCGTCCGGTGATCATCAAACCACAGACAAACGCGGTTGATACATTTCACGTGAGATTCGTGAACCGTAATGCGACCATCAACGGCCTTCCGGTTACGAATTTGGACACTAACCTCTGCTACGTAAACCCATGGTGGTATCACAGAATCAACAAGGACAATGGCGGTGTGGCCGCAGCGGAAATTGATATTCGTTCCAATCCATTCGCGCCACTGATCGATGAGGATTACAACACCATGGCCAATTGGAGTACCAGTAACGCTGTTTGGGAAGACCTGATCAACACCGCATCGGGTGTAGTGAATTTCTACCCTCAAGTAGGTGTTTACAACTATTCTGATTTCGCAACCTATCCAGAAGACGCTTACATTCTTGGCTTCCGTGTTCCGCCAGCACCAGAAGTTACCGGAGATACCGCGCTTTGCGCAAACGTCCCTACGACCTACTCCGTACCTGATAACGGATCTTCTTACGATTTCGTGGTTACAGGCGGTACGGTAATAGCTCAAGACAGCACCTCTGTAACGGTTATCTGGCACAATGACAGTCTTGGCGCTGTTTACGGTTCGGTTGATGTTTTAGAAACCATTCCGAATTCGATCAATGGAGGATGTACTTCACATCTTCAGAACTACAGTGTAGAGATCTGGCCGCTTCCTATCGCCAACTTCTCAATCAGTACTGACACGACCTTGCCAGGAGGAATTTTCGTTGACGACATTCTCGGAATGGTGGATTCGAGCATATTGACGAGCGAATGGTATTGGGATTTCGGTGATGGCGTAACAAGCAATGACTCCACTCCTTACCATACGTACGGTGAAACAGGTACGTATGATATTCAACTCATTGTGCGAAGCGGACTTGAGTGTTTGGACACCATGGTCATTTCAGTCAATGTTGTTGAAGGAATGATCATTCCTAACGTATTTACCCCTAACGGTGATGGATGGAATGATGTGTTTGACGTAAGAACAAGCGCAGTAGGCGACTACAAACTTCAGATCTACAACCGCTGGGGCAATATTGTGTTCGAAAACACTTCTCCACTTATTTCTTGGGATGGCACCACTTCGGCTGGCGTGCAAGCTCCGGCTGGAACGTATTTCTACGTAATTACAAACCCAACGATGGTTTCCGGTAACGCCATTGAAGACAACGGTGACAATTTCAGTACGCCTCCGGGAGGAGATGTAAACAAAGGTTGGCTTCAGTTGATAAGGTAA
- a CDS encoding YihA family ribosome biogenesis GTP-binding protein yields the protein MSVVIKDVSFVMSNSDVRKCPKPDRPEYAFIGRSNVGKSSLINMLMQRKNLAKTSSTPGKTQLINHFLVDDVWYLVDLPGYGFAKVPKAHRQKFEKMISDYILQRENLVNVFVLVDSRHSPQTIDLEFMEWLGMSQIPFSIVFTKLDKLKPKEVEAKIKAYQDKMLETWDELPHQFLTSAEKFDGREELLEYVNQLNSDFAGKFGQ from the coding sequence ATGTCGGTGGTAATTAAAGATGTGAGTTTTGTGATGAGCAATTCGGACGTGCGTAAATGTCCGAAGCCGGATCGTCCTGAATATGCATTCATTGGTCGCTCCAACGTTGGCAAGTCTTCGCTGATCAATATGTTGATGCAGCGGAAGAACCTGGCCAAGACCAGTTCCACGCCTGGTAAGACACAACTCATCAATCACTTTTTGGTGGATGATGTATGGTACTTGGTGGATCTTCCCGGATATGGGTTTGCCAAGGTTCCAAAAGCCCATAGGCAGAAGTTTGAGAAGATGATCTCGGATTACATTCTACAGCGGGAGAATCTGGTGAATGTTTTTGTGCTGGTTGATTCAAGGCATTCTCCTCAGACGATCGATCTTGAATTCATGGAATGGCTTGGTATGTCGCAGATTCCGTTCAGTATTGTCTTTACAAAGTTGGATAAACTGAAACCCAAAGAGGTTGAAGCCAAGATAAAGGCCTATCAGGATAAGATGCTGGAAACCTGGGATGAGCTCCCACATCAGTTCTTAACGTCAGCAGAAAAGTTTGATGGTCGGGAAGAGCTTTTGGAATATGTCAATCAGTTGAATTCTGATTTCGCAGGAAAGTTCGGCCAATAA
- a CDS encoding alpha/beta fold hydrolase, protein MIKEEAGHKYIERGEGPVLLVLHGLFGALSNFHGVLDEFSKDYKVVIPMMPIYDLPLLKTNVKELAGYIHEFVTFKGYNTVSLLGNSLGGHVSLVYTVVHPEKVDALILTGSSGLYENAFGGSFPRREDKAYIRKKVEATFYDPATASEELVQEVFEIINDRNKLVRILAIAKSAIRHNMKDDLPSINAPVCLIWGREDGVTPPEVADEFHELLPNSELYWIEKCGHAPMMEHPQQFNQLLAPWLKQHVKAN, encoded by the coding sequence ATGATAAAGGAAGAAGCAGGGCATAAGTACATTGAGCGTGGTGAAGGGCCGGTGTTGCTGGTTCTGCATGGCCTTTTCGGTGCGCTCAGCAATTTCCACGGTGTGCTGGATGAATTCTCGAAGGATTATAAAGTGGTAATCCCGATGATGCCGATCTATGATCTTCCACTATTGAAAACCAACGTGAAGGAGTTGGCGGGATACATCCATGAGTTTGTCACCTTCAAAGGCTACAATACCGTTTCGCTACTTGGAAATTCGTTGGGCGGTCACGTTTCGTTGGTTTACACGGTTGTTCATCCCGAAAAAGTGGACGCGCTGATTCTGACCGGAAGTTCTGGTCTGTACGAGAACGCCTTCGGAGGTTCTTTCCCTCGAAGAGAGGATAAGGCATATATAAGGAAGAAGGTGGAGGCTACTTTTTATGATCCTGCTACTGCCTCAGAAGAATTGGTTCAAGAGGTTTTTGAGATCATCAATGATCGGAACAAATTGGTTCGTATTCTGGCTATTGCCAAGTCGGCCATCCGTCATAACATGAAGGACGATCTTCCAAGTATCAACGCTCCGGTTTGTCTGATCTGGGGAAGAGAAGACGGTGTTACTCCTCCGGAGGTGGCTGATGAGTTTCATGAGCTCCTTCCAAATTCAGAGTTGTATTGGATTGAAAAGTGCGGACATGCACCAATGATGGAGCATCCGCAGCAGTTCAATCAATTGCTTGCCCCGTGGCTGAAGCAGCACGTTAAAGCCAACTGA
- the rsmH gene encoding 16S rRNA (cytosine(1402)-N(4))-methyltransferase RsmH, protein MTYHDPVLLQECVDGLMIDPDGVYVDLTFGGGGHSREILKHLKGGHLFAFDQDKDAQMNLVQDSRFTFIPHNFRYVRNFLKYYGALPVNGILADLGISSHQIDEASRGFSTRADGPLDMRMSAGIELTAHKVINEYLVEDLARIFRENSDLQEAWKLSNAIVNARGNGSIDSIEAFKAIATPLAQRGKENSFLSRVFQAIRIEVNDEMNALKEMLTQMPNLLAEGGRLVVISYHSLEDRMVKNLVRSGNIEGKIEKDFYGKPIVPFEAVNRKPIIPTDEEIERNPRARSAKLRIAEKVK, encoded by the coding sequence ATGACCTACCATGACCCCGTCCTGTTACAGGAATGCGTTGACGGCTTAATGATCGACCCTGATGGGGTTTACGTGGATCTGACCTTCGGAGGAGGCGGCCATTCACGGGAGATCTTAAAGCATTTGAAAGGTGGACATCTGTTCGCCTTCGATCAAGATAAAGACGCACAAATGAACTTGGTTCAGGACAGTCGATTCACATTCATCCCGCACAACTTCAGATACGTACGCAACTTTCTGAAGTACTACGGAGCGTTGCCTGTGAACGGTATTTTGGCCGACCTCGGTATTTCATCACACCAAATTGATGAGGCAAGCCGAGGATTCAGCACGCGTGCTGATGGCCCATTGGACATGCGCATGTCCGCTGGAATTGAGCTTACCGCACACAAGGTCATTAACGAGTATTTGGTCGAAGACCTTGCGCGGATCTTCCGAGAAAACTCCGACCTACAGGAGGCTTGGAAACTCTCGAATGCGATTGTGAATGCGCGCGGCAACGGCTCCATCGACAGCATCGAAGCATTCAAAGCAATTGCCACACCATTGGCGCAAAGAGGAAAGGAGAACAGTTTCCTGTCTCGCGTTTTTCAGGCCATCCGCATTGAGGTGAACGATGAAATGAACGCCTTGAAAGAGATGTTGACTCAAATGCCGAACCTGTTGGCCGAAGGCGGAAGATTGGTGGTCATTTCTTACCACTCACTGGAAGACCGCATGGTGAAGAATCTGGTCCGTAGCGGCAACATTGAAGGAAAGATCGAGAAGGATTTCTACGGAAAACCGATCGTGCCGTTCGAGGCTGTGAATCGCAAACCAATCATCCCAACGGATGAGGAAATAGAAAGGAACCCGCGCGCACGAAGCGCCAAGCTCCGCATTGCAGAAAAAGTGAAATGA
- the gldC gene encoding gliding motility protein GldC, with amino-acid sequence MSKTSKITFNVTLDENQVPEKIDWMATDAGMETNLDSKAIMISVYDTDSEETLRMDLWTKEMRVDEMKRFFHQTIVSMADTLQRATSEDKMAADMREFGQHFAKEMFD; translated from the coding sequence ATGAGCAAGACATCAAAGATCACGTTCAACGTAACCCTTGACGAGAACCAAGTGCCCGAAAAGATCGATTGGATGGCCACAGACGCTGGCATGGAAACCAATCTCGACAGCAAGGCGATTATGATCTCTGTGTATGACACCGATAGCGAAGAAACACTCCGTATGGACCTCTGGACCAAAGAGATGCGCGTAGATGAAATGAAGCGGTTTTTCCATCAGACCATTGTTTCCATGGCCGATACGCTGCAACGGGCCACAAGCGAAGACAAAATGGCGGCCGATATGCGCGAATTCGGACAACATTTCGCCAAAGAGATGTTTGATTGA
- a CDS encoding NAD+ synthase codes for MKIRLSQLNYHIGNFEQNVQKIIAEVKKAATDQVDLVVFSELSVCGYPPRDFLEFEDFIRRCEDSIAEIAAECMGISAIVGAPLRNDAPSGKSLFNAAYVLADGKVKQVVKKSLLPNYDIFDEYRYFEPNRAFETVELNGTRIALTICEDLWNIEDPLYITSPMDELMKHAPQLMVNIAASPFDFSHREDRIRILEKNCRKYGLPVLYTNHVGAQTELIFDGGSMALNANGNLLHELDYFQKDSSTFEFDGDLKLIGEERNVDQRSKIERIHDAVVLGIRDYFGKLGFSKAVIGLSGGIDSAVVLYLAQQALGAENVRSLLMPSGFSSQHSVDDSVQLSENLGTQYDIVSIENLFKNFRQDLNPIFGDLPFNLAEENLQARIRGVLLMAVSNKFGNILLNTSNKSECAVGYSTIYGDMNGGLSVIADLYKTEVYELARWVNRSGEVIPENIITKAPSAELRPDQKDSDSLPEYDILDEILIQYIENRKGPAEIIAMGHDEALVNRVLRLVNLNEYKRYQTPPILRVSRKAFGMGRRVPIVGKYLC; via the coding sequence ATGAAGATCCGTCTTTCGCAGCTCAATTACCACATCGGCAACTTCGAACAGAATGTTCAGAAGATCATTGCGGAGGTGAAAAAAGCGGCTACCGACCAAGTGGATCTGGTGGTTTTTTCCGAGCTTTCCGTATGTGGCTATCCGCCTCGCGATTTTCTGGAGTTCGAGGATTTTATTCGAAGATGTGAGGATTCAATCGCAGAAATTGCAGCGGAATGTATGGGAATTTCGGCCATTGTCGGTGCGCCTTTGCGCAATGACGCGCCAAGTGGAAAAAGCCTTTTCAACGCAGCGTATGTTCTGGCCGATGGCAAGGTGAAGCAAGTGGTAAAGAAATCGTTGCTTCCGAACTACGACATCTTTGACGAGTACCGCTATTTTGAACCGAACCGTGCGTTCGAGACCGTGGAGTTGAACGGAACCCGAATTGCGCTGACCATCTGCGAAGATCTTTGGAACATTGAAGATCCGTTGTACATCACCAGTCCGATGGACGAGTTGATGAAACACGCTCCGCAGTTGATGGTGAACATTGCCGCTTCTCCGTTCGATTTTTCGCATCGCGAAGACCGTATTCGAATTTTGGAGAAGAACTGTCGCAAGTACGGTTTGCCGGTGCTTTATACGAATCATGTGGGCGCGCAGACCGAACTGATCTTCGATGGTGGTTCCATGGCGCTGAATGCGAATGGAAACCTTCTTCACGAACTCGATTACTTCCAAAAAGATTCATCCACGTTCGAGTTTGATGGAGATCTGAAATTGATCGGTGAAGAACGGAACGTTGATCAGCGATCCAAGATCGAGCGCATTCATGATGCGGTGGTTCTTGGCATCCGCGATTACTTTGGGAAACTTGGGTTCAGCAAGGCAGTTATCGGCCTATCTGGCGGAATCGATTCTGCCGTTGTTCTCTACCTCGCGCAGCAGGCGTTGGGCGCGGAAAATGTGCGTTCGTTGCTGATGCCATCTGGGTTTTCATCCCAACATTCTGTGGATGATTCGGTGCAGCTTTCCGAGAATCTTGGTACGCAGTACGATATTGTTTCGATTGAGAATCTATTCAAGAATTTCCGTCAGGATCTGAATCCGATCTTTGGTGATCTGCCGTTCAACTTGGCAGAGGAAAACCTTCAGGCGCGCATCCGTGGCGTGCTGCTGATGGCGGTGTCGAACAAGTTCGGGAACATCCTTCTCAATACATCCAACAAGAGCGAATGTGCGGTCGGTTATTCTACCATTTATGGCGACATGAACGGTGGCCTTTCGGTGATTGCTGACCTCTACAAAACAGAGGTTTACGAGCTGGCGCGATGGGTGAACAGAAGTGGTGAGGTCATTCCTGAGAACATCATCACCAAAGCCCCAAGCGCAGAGTTGCGCCCCGATCAGAAGGATTCGGACTCGTTACCTGAATATGACATCTTGGATGAGATTCTGATCCAGTATATCGAGAACCGAAAAGGACCTGCGGAGATCATTGCCATGGGACACGATGAGGCGTTGGTGAACCGTGTGCTCCGCTTGGTGAATCTGAACGAGTACAAGCGTTATCAGACACCACCGATACTACGGGTCAGTCGTAAAGCGTTTGGAATGGGACGCAGAGTTCCGATCGTTGGTAAGTATCTTTGTTGA
- a CDS encoding PASTA domain-containing protein produces the protein MSLEKQIKTRVYLSYGLMCVFALAIVGRVAQLQFIEGEKWREKAESQTTAFREIEAARGNIFAADGSLLATSEPIYEIRWDAAIPALSDEYFNEHIDKLSQQLAGLFKDKSAQTYKRELTQARLNKSQYFLIKRRVGHKELKALREFEIFNRGKYKGGLIYHQYNKRAKPFKHLAARTIGYDRPDFSVGLEGAYSKELSGVGGKRLMQKIAGGNWKPLNDENEVEPEDGSDLITSIDINIQDVAEHALYTQLQKHGAHHGCAVLMEVETGAIKAIANLTEQEDGSYAEVFNYAIGAATEPGSTFKLASMICLLEDGYVDITDSVDIEGGIKRYYSETMKDSKTGVYDKITVAKAFEISSNVGISKLVTQHYQKDPKKMVDRLRKMHLDQPLGLEIKGEGQPSIPSPDDKTWSGISLPWMSIGYEVLETPLQILTLYNAIANNGRMVKPRFVNSIAKHGSIEKEFPTVVLEEKICSQETVDNLKLLMEGVVEHGTARNLKHANYKIAGKTGTAQISKGGSYHQNRSYQASFVGYFPAEKPRYSCIVVVDSPTSSVYYGNLVAGPVFKEISDKVYSTQVKMLEEVASDPEMADGRIPFAKVTEKKDLMTALGSLEIKAEVKDPDAKWAVASADSNEVEITEREVIENLVPRVVGMGAMDALYLLENAGLKVTMEGSGVVRQQSIIPGTRITEGREITIRLS, from the coding sequence TTGAGTCTTGAAAAACAAATAAAGACCCGAGTCTATCTGTCGTACGGACTGATGTGCGTGTTTGCGCTGGCCATTGTTGGTCGCGTGGCGCAATTGCAGTTCATTGAAGGTGAAAAGTGGCGCGAAAAAGCGGAATCGCAGACCACCGCCTTCCGAGAGATCGAAGCTGCGCGTGGCAACATCTTCGCGGCAGACGGAAGCCTTTTGGCCACTTCCGAACCGATCTATGAAATCCGTTGGGATGCGGCCATTCCAGCACTTTCTGATGAGTATTTCAACGAACACATCGACAAACTCTCGCAACAGCTTGCTGGTCTTTTCAAGGATAAATCTGCCCAAACCTATAAGCGCGAACTGACACAGGCGCGCCTCAACAAGAGCCAGTATTTCCTTATTAAAAGGAGAGTTGGCCACAAGGAACTGAAGGCGCTTCGCGAGTTTGAGATCTTCAATCGTGGCAAGTACAAAGGCGGGCTGATCTATCATCAATACAACAAGCGCGCGAAGCCGTTCAAGCATCTTGCAGCGCGAACCATCGGTTACGACCGCCCCGACTTTAGCGTTGGGCTGGAAGGTGCGTACTCGAAAGAGCTCTCTGGAGTTGGCGGCAAACGACTGATGCAGAAGATCGCTGGCGGAAACTGGAAACCGCTGAACGATGAGAACGAGGTGGAACCTGAGGATGGCTCCGACCTTATCACTTCCATCGACATCAACATTCAGGACGTAGCCGAACATGCGCTTTACACACAACTTCAGAAGCATGGCGCGCACCACGGCTGTGCTGTTCTGATGGAAGTGGAAACAGGTGCCATCAAGGCCATCGCCAATCTTACCGAACAGGAAGATGGCAGCTACGCAGAGGTCTTCAACTACGCCATTGGTGCGGCCACCGAGCCTGGTTCAACCTTCAAACTGGCAAGTATGATCTGCCTGTTGGAAGATGGCTATGTGGACATCACCGACTCGGTTGACATCGAAGGCGGCATCAAGCGCTATTACAGCGAGACCATGAAGGACTCGAAAACGGGCGTTTATGATAAGATAACAGTCGCCAAAGCATTCGAAATCTCCTCCAACGTTGGAATCTCAAAACTGGTAACGCAACACTACCAGAAAGACCCGAAGAAAATGGTGGACCGTTTGCGAAAAATGCACCTCGACCAACCGCTTGGATTGGAGATCAAAGGGGAAGGACAACCTTCCATTCCATCGCCAGATGATAAAACGTGGTCGGGCATCTCGTTGCCTTGGATGAGCATCGGGTACGAAGTATTGGAAACACCTCTTCAGATACTGACGCTTTACAACGCAATAGCGAACAATGGCCGCATGGTGAAGCCGCGTTTTGTCAACAGCATCGCGAAGCATGGAAGCATTGAAAAGGAGTTCCCAACGGTCGTGTTGGAAGAAAAGATCTGTTCCCAAGAAACGGTTGACAACCTCAAACTCCTGATGGAAGGCGTGGTGGAACACGGAACAGCTCGCAACCTGAAGCACGCCAACTACAAGATCGCAGGTAAAACGGGAACCGCGCAGATCTCGAAAGGTGGAAGTTACCACCAGAACCGAAGCTATCAGGCATCTTTCGTAGGCTATTTCCCTGCGGAGAAGCCACGCTATTCGTGCATTGTGGTAGTGGATTCGCCAACCAGTTCGGTTTACTACGGAAACCTGGTTGCAGGCCCCGTTTTCAAAGAGATCAGCGACAAGGTCTATTCCACGCAAGTGAAGATGTTGGAGGAAGTTGCCTCCGACCCTGAAATGGCAGATGGCCGCATTCCATTTGCCAAAGTCACCGAGAAAAAAGACCTGATGACCGCACTTGGTTCACTTGAGATCAAGGCCGAAGTGAAAGACCCAGACGCGAAATGGGCCGTGGCAAGTGCCGACAGCAATGAAGTAGAAATCACGGAGCGCGAAGTGATAGAAAACCTTGTTCCACGAGTGGTAGGAATGGGCGCCATGGATGCGCTCTATCTACTCGAAAACGCTGGTTTGAAAGTGACAATGGAAGGTTCGGGAGTTGTCCGTCAACAGTCGATCATTCCAGGAACACGCATCACCGAAGGACGCGAAATAACCATCCGCCTATCATGA
- a CDS encoding division/cell wall cluster transcriptional repressor MraZ: MTNIIGTYECKVDAKGRLMLPTALKKQLMSDLERGFVMKRGMFEKCLELYPMSEWDDKMNLVNRLNKFVRKNVEFIRLFTAGVKIVELDVTGRLLIPKDLVGFGAIDKDIVLASAGTYVEIWDKDAYEAKLSNPETDIATLAEEVMGSLKDGADDLP; this comes from the coding sequence TTGACCAACATCATCGGGACATACGAGTGTAAGGTGGACGCCAAAGGCCGACTCATGCTTCCTACAGCATTGAAGAAGCAGTTGATGTCTGACCTCGAGCGTGGCTTCGTTATGAAGCGCGGCATGTTCGAGAAATGCCTTGAACTCTACCCGATGAGCGAGTGGGACGACAAGATGAACTTGGTGAACAGACTCAACAAGTTCGTTCGCAAGAATGTCGAGTTCATTCGATTGTTCACTGCCGGGGTTAAGATCGTTGAGCTTGATGTGACCGGTCGATTGCTGATCCCCAAAGACCTTGTGGGATTCGGAGCAATTGACAAGGACATCGTTCTCGCAAGTGCCGGTACCTATGTGGAAATATGGGACAAGGACGCTTACGAGGCCAAGCTGAGCAATCCTGAAACAGACATTGCCACACTGGCTGAAGAAGTCATGGGCAGCCTTAAAGACGGGGCTGATGACCTACCATGA